A single Oncorhynchus nerka isolate Pitt River linkage group LG10, Oner_Uvic_2.0, whole genome shotgun sequence DNA region contains:
- the LOC135573736 gene encoding basic salivary proline-rich protein 4-like: MVLDASEPGKLNIGSSQQQWSTQSRGGAPTTQSRGAPPSQEGHHPVKRDTTQSRGTPPSQEGAPPPPSQEGHHPVKRGNPHHPVKRGTTQSRGTPPSQEGHHPVKRGHPHHPVERGHPHHPVERGHPHHPVKRGHTPTTQSRGGTPPPPSREGAPPPPSREGAPPPPSREEHPTTQSRGAPPPPSREGHPHHPVERGTPTTQSRGAPPPPSRKEAPPPPSREEAQPPPSREEAPPPPSRGGTTTTQSRGGTPTTQSRGGTPPPSREEEPPPPSRGGTPTTQSREAPPPPSREEAPPQPSREEAPHNPVERRHPHHPVERRHPPPPSREEAPPPPSREEAPPPPSREEAPPPPSREEAPPPPSREAPHHPVKRRHPHHPVRGSTPHPVKREHPHHPVKRSTPTTPSRGSIPTNPSRGAPPPPSQEGHPHHPVKRGTPTTQSRGTPPPPSQEGTPPPPSQEGHPHHPVKRGHPHHPVKRTPPPPSQEGHPHHPVRGGTPPPSQEGHPHHPVKRDTPHLAV, from the coding sequence atggtctTGGATGCTTCTGAACCTGGAAAATTAAATATTGGTTCCAGTCAACAGCAATGGTCGACACAGTCGAGAGGAGGCGCCCCCACTACCCAGTCGAGAGGGGCACCACCCAGTCAAGAGGGACACCACCCAGTCAAGAGGGACACCACCCAGTCAAGAGGGACACCACCCAGTCAAGAGGGGGCACCCCCACCACCCAGTCAAGAGGGACACCACCCAGTCAAGAGGGGGAACCCCCACCACCCAGTCAAGAGGGGCACCACCCAGTCAAGAGGGACACCACCCAGTCAAGAGGGACACCACCCAGTCAAGAGGGGGCACCCCCACCACCCAGTCGAGAGGGGGCACCCCCACCACCCAGTCGAGAGGGGGCACCCCCACCACCCAGTCAAGAGGGGGCACACCCCCACCACCCAGTCGAGAGGGGGCACACCCCCACCACCCAGTCGAGAGGGGGCACCCCCACCACCCAGTCGAGAGGGGGCACCCCCACCACCCAGTCGAGAGGAGCACCCCACCACCCAGTCGAGAGGGGCACCCCCACCACCCAGTCGAGAGGGGCACCCCCACCACCCAGTCGAGAGGGGCACCCCCACCACCCAGTCGAGAGGGGCACCCCCACCACCCAGTCGAAAGGAAGCACCCCCACCACCCAGTCGAGAGGAGGCACAACCACCACCCAGTCGAGAGGAAGCACCCCCACCACCCAGTCGAGGAGGCACAACCACCACCCAGTCGAGAGGAGGCACCCCCACCACCCAGTCGAGAGGAGGCACCCCACCACCCAGTCGAGAGGAGGAACCCCCACCACCCAGTCGAGGAGGCACCCCCACCACCCAGTCGAGGGAGGCACCCCCACCACCCAGTCGAGAGGAGGCACCCCCACAACCCAGTCGAGAGGAGGCACCCCACAACCCAGTCGAGAGGAGGCACCCCCACCACCCAGTCGAGAGGAGGCACCCCCCACCACCCAGTCGAGAGGAGGCACCCCCACCACCCAGTCGAGAGGAGGCACCCCCACCACCCAGTCGAGAGGAGGCACCCCCACCACCCAGTCGAGAGGAGGCACCCCCACCACCCAGTCGAGAGGCACCCCACCACCCAGTCAAGAGGAGGCACCCCCACCACCCAgtcagagggagcaccccccacccAGTCAAGAGGGAGCACCCCCACCACCCCGTCAAGAGGAGCACCCCCACCACCCCGTCAAGAGGGAGCATCCCCACCAACCCGTCAAGAGGAGCACCCCCACCACCCAGTCAAGAGGGGCACCCCCACCACCCAGTCAAGAGGGGCACCCCCACCACCCAGTCAAGAGGGACACCCCCACCACCCAGTCAAGAGGGGACACCCCCACCACCCAGTCAAGAGGGACACCCCCACCACCCAGTCAAGAGGGGACACCCCCACCACCCAGTCAAGAGGACACCCCCACCACCCAGTCAAGAGGGACACCCCCACCACCCAGTCAGAGGGGGCACCCCACCACCCAGTCAAGAGGGACACCCCCACCACCCCGTCAAGAGGGACACCCCCCACTTAGCCGTGTGA